A genome region from Jeongeupia sp. HS-3 includes the following:
- the thiD gene encoding bifunctional hydroxymethylpyrimidine kinase/phosphomethylpyrimidine kinase, translating into MSQVHALTIAGSDSGGGAGIQADLKTFSALGAYGMSVLTALTAQSTQGVFAVHPVPPDFVAAQLDAVLADIRVDAAKLGMLANADIVHAVADGLRRHAIPNVVLDTVMIAKGGHPLLALDAVEAIRTQLLPLAELITPNLPEAAALLDCDVALDEAEMRRQGRALLEAGAKAVLMKGGHLEGEICPDWLITRDGEHRFADARIRTKNTHGTGCTLSAALAALRPRHADWVTTVAAARTYLRAAIKEADALQIGKGIGPVHHFHAWW; encoded by the coding sequence ATGAGCCAGGTCCACGCACTGACGATCGCCGGCTCGGATTCGGGCGGCGGCGCCGGTATTCAGGCCGACCTGAAAACCTTCTCGGCGCTCGGCGCCTACGGCATGAGCGTGCTGACTGCGCTGACCGCGCAAAGCACCCAGGGCGTGTTCGCCGTGCACCCGGTGCCGCCGGATTTCGTCGCCGCACAGCTCGATGCCGTGCTTGCCGACATCCGCGTCGACGCCGCCAAGCTCGGCATGCTCGCCAATGCCGACATCGTCCATGCGGTCGCCGACGGCCTGCGCCGGCATGCGATACCGAATGTCGTGCTCGACACGGTGATGATCGCCAAGGGCGGCCACCCGCTGCTGGCACTGGACGCGGTCGAGGCGATCCGCACGCAGCTGCTGCCGCTGGCCGAACTGATCACGCCCAACCTGCCCGAAGCCGCGGCGCTGCTCGATTGCGATGTCGCGCTGGACGAAGCCGAGATGCGCCGGCAGGGCCGGGCGCTGCTGGAAGCGGGGGCGAAGGCGGTGCTGATGAAGGGGGGGCATTTGGAAGGAGAAATCTGCCCGGATTGGCTGATCACCCGCGACGGCGAACACCGCTTCGCCGACGCGCGCATCCGGACCAAGAACACTCACGGCACCGGTTGCACCTTGTCGGCGGCACTCGCGGCCTTGCGACCGCGCCACGCCGACTGGGTTACGACGGTAGCCGCCGCGCGCACCTATCTGCGCGCGGCGATCAAAGAGGCCGATGCCTTGCAGATCGGCAAGGGGATCGGCCCGGTTCACCATTTTCATGCCTGGTGGTAA